Proteins encoded by one window of Nasonia vitripennis strain AsymCx chromosome 5, Nvit_psr_1.1, whole genome shotgun sequence:
- the LOC116417598 gene encoding glutamate receptor 4-like, producing MLVVCKYFDHRPVTNVYEWYSLHPNKTIIDHFAIWKNATLIISTKSNLWERRRSFKNITLKVTAVKSNARSNKNKRLHGLMASLLITIAEVANFKIDIQEPEDFYGVQDLTTKKWNGVIGKLANKETDIGLGEFTPTKDRLEVTDFGDPVITSSSKYYIKKPDKHILHWSMYYKALGQTVGYVLISIILILPPIISYVELRRRNMHDSRKISNSYLKIIIDCYFDVFGIFCKMPLNNSSSLLRILTSYLAVFIPYLPFNTMEEFLNDGRYKLAIIKNTNYLELLRDMDEKASGILLDENDLPTYISQGIEMVCAGKIVLFMDHYSVTNNQTNPPCELMAFAQSSQVSMALAFTKNSPYVDYFNY from the exons ATGTTAgttgtttgtaaatatttcgATCATAGACCCGTGACAAACGTTTACGAATGGTATTCCTTACATCCTAACAAAACTATAATTGATCATTTTGCCATTTGGAAAAATGCTACATTGATAATATCGACCAAATCCAATTTATGGGAACGAAGAAGATCATTCAAAAATATCACATTAAAAGTCACAGCTGTGAAAAGT AATGCAAGATCAAACAAGAACAAACGATTACACGGTTTGATGGCTTCTTTATTGATAACAATTGCAGAAGtagcaaattttaaaattgacaTTCAGGAACCTGAAGATTTTTACGGGGTGCAAGACCTAACAACGAAAAAGTGGAACGGAGTTATAGGTAAACTTGCAAATAAGGAGACAGATATCGGATTAGGAGAATTCACTCCAACGAAGGATCGACTTGAGGTCACAGATTTTGGTGATCCTGTTATTACATCGTCATCAAAATATTACATCAAAAAACCGGATAAACATATTTTGCACTGGTCTATGTATTACAAg gCACTCGGACAGACAGTTGGTTATGTCTTGATATCGATTATTCTAATTCTACCTCCAATTATCAGCTATGTAGAATTACGTCGAAGAAATATGCACGATTCGAGGAAAATATCTAAttcttatttaaaaatcattatagATTGTTATTTTGACGTTTTTGGAATATTCTGTAAAATGCCTCTGAaca ATTCTTCATCACTGttaa GAATTCTCACGAGTTATTTGGCGGTTTTCATACCTTATTTACCATTTAACACAATGGAAGAATTCCTGAATGATGGGCGCTATAAACTagcaataattaaaaatacgaACTATTTGGAATTGCTTAGA GATATGGATGAAAAAGCTAGTGGCATATTACTGGATGAAAATGATCTACCAACTTACATTTCTCAAGGCATTGAAATG GTTTGTGCAGGAAAAATTGTTCTATTTATGGACCACTACAGCGTTACTAATAATCAAACAAATCCCCCTTGCGAATTGATGGCTTTCGCACAAAGTTCGCAAGTGAGCATGGCACTTGCTTTTACGAAAAATAGCCCCTACGTCGATTACTTTAACTATTAG